The genomic stretch ACGCGACACTGCGGCACGCGCCTACGACATCGTCGGCCCGATCTGCGAAACCGGTGACTTCCTGGCCAAGGATCGTCAACTGGCGCTGGAAGAAGGCGACTTGCTGGCCGTGCATTCGGCCGGTGCCTACGGGTTTGTCATGAGTTCCAACTACAACACCCGCGGCCGTTGCGCCGAAGTGCTGGTGGACGGTGATCAGGCATTCGAAGTGCGTCGCCGCGAGACGGTAGCCGAGTTGTTTGCTGGCGAAAGCCTGCTGCCGGAGTAAACCCATGCTGCTGCGTTTTACCAAGATGCACGGCCTGGGCAACGACTTCATGGTCCTCGACCTGGTCAGCCAGCACGCGCACATTCTGCCCAAGCACGCCAAGCAATGGGGCGACCGCCACACCGGTGTCGGCTTCGACCAGTTGTTGATTGTCGAAGCACCGAGCAACCCGGAGGTGGATTTCCGTTACCGGATCTTCAACTCCGACGGTTCCGAAGTGGAGCAATGCGGCAATGGCGCGCGCTGCTTCGCCCGCTTTGTGCTGGACAAGCGCCTGACGGCCAAGCGCCAGATCCGCGTCGAGACCAAGAGCGGCATAATCGAACTCGATATTCGCAATGACGGTCAGATCAGCGTCAACATGGGGGCACCGCGCCTGGTGCCAGCGGACATTCCGTTCCAGGCCGACGCGCAAGCCAACAGCTACCCGGTCGAGGTCGACGGCCAGACCGTCGAGTTGGCCGCGGTGTCCATGGGCAACCCGCACGCCGTGCTGCGCGTGAACGACATCAACAACGCGCCGGTGCATGCACTGGGGCCGAAGATCGAACATCACCCGCGCTTTCCGGCACGGGTCAACGTCGGTTTCCTCCAGGTCATCGACCGCAATCGTGCGCAGTTGCGCGTTTGGGAGCGGGGCGCCGGGGAAACCCAGGCCTGCGGTACCGGCGCCTGTGCCGCTGCAGTGGCCGCGATCAGCCAGGGGTGGATGGATTCGCCGCTATTGATCGACCTGCCCGGCGGGCGCTTGTCCATTGAATGGGCAGGTCCTGGCCAACCGGTGATGATGACCGGTCCGGCAGTACGCGTATACGAAGGACAAGTGCGTCTTTGAGTGAGCTAAATCCATGACTGATCAGCCCAAGGTTCCAGCCCCGCAGCCCGACGAATGCCCTTCCGAGAGCCTGGAGGCGGCGGCGATTGCCGCGTACCTTGAGGCTCATCCGGATTTCTTCGTCGAGCACGAAGAACTGCTCCCGGCCCTGCGCATACCGCACCAGCGTGGCGATACCATCTCGCTGGTCGAGCGGCAGATGAAAATCCTGCGCGAACGCAACATCGAGATGCGCCACCGTCTTTCGCAGTTGATGGATGTCGCCCGCGACAACGATCGGCTGTTCGACAAGACCCGCCGCCTGATCCTCGCCCTGATGGACGCCAACAGCCTGGATGACCTGGTCATCAGTGTTGAAGACAGCCTGCGCCAGGACTTCCAGGTACCCTTTGTCAGTCTGATCCTGTTCAGCGACGAGCCCTTGCCGGTCGGCCGCTGGGTCAGCGACGCCGAAGCGCACAAGGCCATTGGCGGGTTGCTGTCCGAAGGCAAAAGCGTCAGCGGCACCCTGCGCGAGCATGAACTGGACTTCCTGTTTGGCGAAGAACAACGCCTGCAGATCGGCTCCACGGCCGTGGTTGCCATCAGTCACCAGGGCCTGCATGGCGTGCTGGCCATCGCCAGCCGCGATCCGCAGCACTACAAGAGTTCGGTCGGCACCCTGTTCCTCAGCTACATCGCCGAAGTCATGGGCCGCGTATTGCCACGGGTCAACAGCACCCTGCGCTCGGTGCGCTGACCATGGAACGGCAACTGGACGCCTACTGCGAGCACCTGCGCAGTGAGCGTCAGGTGTCGCCGCACACGCTTGAAGCCTACCGCCGTGACCTGAACAAGGTCCTGGCACACTGCGAGAAACTGCACATCGGCAGTTGGAGCGCGCTGGACATCCAGCGCCTGCGCGGCCTGGTCGCGCGTCTGCATGCCCAGGGCCAGTCCTCGCGCAGCCTGGCGCGCTTGCTGTCGGCCGTGCGCGGGCTCTATCACTACCTGAACCGCGAAGGCCTGTGCGACCACGACCCGGCCAACGGCCTGGCCCCGCCCAAAGGCGAGCGACGCCTGCCCAAGACCCTCGACACCGACCGCACCCTGCAACTGCTCGAAGGGGCCGTCGAGGACGACTTCCTGGCCCGTCGCGACCAGGCGATTCTCGAGCTGTTCTACTCCAGTGGCCTGCGTCTGTCGGAGCTCACCGGCCTGAACCTCGACCAGCTCGACCTCGCGGATGGCCTGGTGCAAGTGCTCGGCAAGGGCAGCAAGACCCGGGTGCTGCCCATCGGCAGGAAAGCCCGCGAGGCCCTGGAGTGCTGGCTGCCCTTGCGCGCCCTGGCCAATCCGCCGGACGATGCGCTATTCGTCAGCCAAAAAGGCCGACGCCTCGGTTCACGCGCCGTGCAACTTCGGATCAAGGCCGCAGGCGAGCGGGAGCTGGGGCAGAACCTGCACCCGCACATGCTCAGGCACTCCTTCGCCAGCCACGTGCTGGAGTCTTCCCAGGACTTGCGCGCCGTGCAGGAGTTGCTTGGCCACTCGGACATCAAGACTACCCAGATCTACACCCACCTGGACTTCCAGCACCTGGCCACGGTCTACGACAGCGCCCACCCTCGGGCCAAACGCATCAAGGGCGATGAGCAATGACAATCCAACTGATCACCTTCGACCTCGACGACACCCTGTGGGACACCGCCCCGGTGATCGTCAGCGCGGAAGCCGTACTGCGCCAGTGGCTGGCCGAGCACACGCCGGTCCTGGGCGCCTTGCCGGTCGAGCATTTGTGGGCCATCCGTGAACGGGTACTGGGCCTCGAACCGCAGCTCAAACATCGCATCAGCGCCTTGCGCCGCCGGGTGTTGCTGCACGCCCTGGAAGAAGCCGGCTACGCCCACCCACAGGCAAGCGAACTTGCCGAACAGGCCTTCGAAGTCTTCCTGCACGCACGGCACCAGCTCGAGATATTCCCCGAGGTGCAACCGACACTGGAGATCCTGCGCAACCGCTACGCCCTGGGCGTGGTCACCAACGGCAACGCCGACGTACGCCGCCTGGGGCTGGCCGATTACTTCAAGTTTGCCCTGTGCGCCGAAGACATCGGCATCGCCAAGCCCGATGCCCGCCTGTTCCACGAAGCCCTGCAGCGCGGTGCAACCACTGCCGCCAATGCGGTGCATGTCGGCGATCATCCCGGTGATGACATCGCCGGGGCCCAGCAAGCGGGGTTGCGCGCAATCTGGTTCAACCCGGCGGGCAAGGCATGGGAAGCAGACCAGGCACCGGATGCCGAGATTCGTTGCCTGACAGAACTGCCGGAGTTGCTGGCACGCTGGTCGGAGCTGCGTTAAGCCCCTGCTTGTGGTATTGACGGTGGCGAGGACTGCGTCCTCGAACGCAGCCTCGCGGGCTAGGCAGCTGCTACGGGGGATTGGAGGGCAGTTCACGTAAGGGCGAAACCCTAAGCAGCCGTTACCGCAGCAACGGATCCACCCACCACCACCCATAAAAAAGCCCGCAGCGACGGCGGGCTTTTTCAGCAAACACAGTGCAGACCCTTAGATAGGCCGGCTGCCGTACTTGTTATCAGGCTTCTTTGGTGGATCGGCCACCACGTTGGCCTCGACTTCCTGAACCTTGCCGCCTTTGGCCAGGAACTCTTCCATCGCGCGGGCCAGAGCATCACGCTCCTTGTTCTTGGCTTCAACGCTCGGCAGCTCGTCTACCGACACCGCAGCCTTGGCCTTGCCTTTGGCGGTCGGGGCCGGCGTATCGTCGCCACCATCGTCGTCAGCAACGTCTTCCGCCGCAGCTTCAAGGCCTTCTTCGGCCTCGTCTTCGTCGCCTACTTCGAGGTCGTCGTTTTCCAGATCATCGTCGCTCATGTTCTACCTCATGACTTGCGAAAAGCAGATTAGTTATAGCCCA from Pseudomonas sp. S04 encodes the following:
- a CDS encoding DUF484 family protein; the encoded protein is MTDQPKVPAPQPDECPSESLEAAAIAAYLEAHPDFFVEHEELLPALRIPHQRGDTISLVERQMKILRERNIEMRHRLSQLMDVARDNDRLFDKTRRLILALMDANSLDDLVISVEDSLRQDFQVPFVSLILFSDEPLPVGRWVSDAEAHKAIGGLLSEGKSVSGTLREHELDFLFGEEQRLQIGSTAVVAISHQGLHGVLAIASRDPQHYKSSVGTLFLSYIAEVMGRVLPRVNSTLRSVR
- a CDS encoding HAD family hydrolase; translation: MTIQLITFDLDDTLWDTAPVIVSAEAVLRQWLAEHTPVLGALPVEHLWAIRERVLGLEPQLKHRISALRRRVLLHALEEAGYAHPQASELAEQAFEVFLHARHQLEIFPEVQPTLEILRNRYALGVVTNGNADVRRLGLADYFKFALCAEDIGIAKPDARLFHEALQRGATTAANAVHVGDHPGDDIAGAQQAGLRAIWFNPAGKAWEADQAPDAEIRCLTELPELLARWSELR
- the xerC gene encoding tyrosine recombinase XerC, translating into MERQLDAYCEHLRSERQVSPHTLEAYRRDLNKVLAHCEKLHIGSWSALDIQRLRGLVARLHAQGQSSRSLARLLSAVRGLYHYLNREGLCDHDPANGLAPPKGERRLPKTLDTDRTLQLLEGAVEDDFLARRDQAILELFYSSGLRLSELTGLNLDQLDLADGLVQVLGKGSKTRVLPIGRKAREALECWLPLRALANPPDDALFVSQKGRRLGSRAVQLRIKAAGERELGQNLHPHMLRHSFASHVLESSQDLRAVQELLGHSDIKTTQIYTHLDFQHLATVYDSAHPRAKRIKGDEQ
- the dapF gene encoding diaminopimelate epimerase encodes the protein MLLRFTKMHGLGNDFMVLDLVSQHAHILPKHAKQWGDRHTGVGFDQLLIVEAPSNPEVDFRYRIFNSDGSEVEQCGNGARCFARFVLDKRLTAKRQIRVETKSGIIELDIRNDGQISVNMGAPRLVPADIPFQADAQANSYPVEVDGQTVELAAVSMGNPHAVLRVNDINNAPVHALGPKIEHHPRFPARVNVGFLQVIDRNRAQLRVWERGAGETQACGTGACAAAVAAISQGWMDSPLLIDLPGGRLSIEWAGPGQPVMMTGPAVRVYEGQVRL
- the sutA gene encoding transcriptional regulator SutA, with amino-acid sequence MSDDDLENDDLEVGDEDEAEEGLEAAAEDVADDDGGDDTPAPTAKGKAKAAVSVDELPSVEAKNKERDALARAMEEFLAKGGKVQEVEANVVADPPKKPDNKYGSRPI